Proteins from a single region of Acinonyx jubatus isolate Ajub_Pintada_27869175 chromosome D3, VMU_Ajub_asm_v1.0, whole genome shotgun sequence:
- the RPLP0 gene encoding 60S acidic ribosomal protein P0, which translates to MPREDRATWKSNYFLKIIQLLDDYPKCFIVGADNVGSKQMQQIRMSLRGKAVVLMGKNTMMRKAIRGHLENNPALEKLLPHIRGNVGFVFTKEDLTEIRDMLLANKVPAAARAGAIAPCEVTVPAQNTGLGPEKTSFFQALGITTKISRGTIEILSDVQLIKTGDKVGASEATLLNMLNISPFSFGLIIQQVFDNGSIYNPEVLDITEETLHSRFLEGVRNVASVCLQIGYPTVASVPHSIINGYKRVLALSVETDYTFPLAEKVKAFLADPSAFVAAAPVAAATTAAPAAAAAPAKVETKEESEESDEDMGFGLFD; encoded by the exons ATGCCCAGGGAAGACAGGGCGACCTGGAAGTCCAACTACTTCCTTAAGATCATC CAACTTTTGGACGATTATCCAAAATGCTTCATTGTGGGAGCAGACAACGTAGGTTCCAAGCAGATGCAGCAGATCCGCATGTCCCTCCGCGGGAAGGCTGTCGTGCTGATGGGCAAGAACACCATGATGCGCAAGGCCATCCGAGGGCATCTGGAGAACAACCCAGCTCTGGAGAA ACTGTTGCCTCATATCCGGGGGAATGTGGGCTTTGTGTTCACCAAGGAGGACCTCACTGAGATCAGGGACATGCTGCTGGCTAATAAG GTGCCAGCTGCTGCTCGTGCTGGTGCCATAGCCCCATGTGAAGTCACTGTGCCAGCCCAGAACACTGGTCTGGGGCCCGAGAAGACTTCCTTCTTCCAGGCTTTAGGCATCACCACTAAGATCTCCAGGGGCACCATTGAAATCCTG AGTGATGTGCAGCTGATTAAGACTGGAGACAAAGTGGGAGCCAGCGAAGCCACACTGTTGAACATGCTGAAcatctcccccttctcctttggGCTGATCATCCAGCAGGTGTTTGACAATGGCAGCATCTACAACCCTGAAGTGCTTGACATCACAGAGGAGACCCTGCATTCTCGCTTCCTGGAG GGTGTTCGCAATGTTGCCAGTGTATGTCTGCAGATAGGTTACCCGACTGTTGCATCAGTGCCCCATTCTATCATCAATGGATATAAGCGGGTCCTGGCTTTGTCTGTGGAGACTGATTATACCTTCCCACTTGCTGAAAAG GTCAAGGCCTTCTTGGCTGATCCATCTGCATTTGTGGCTGCTGCCCCCGTGGCCGCTGCCACCACTGCTgcacctgctgctgctgcagccCCAGCCAAGGTTGAAACAAAGGAAGAGTCGGAGGAATCAGATGAGGATATGGGATTTGGTCTCTTTGACTAA